A window from Tenacibaculum singaporense encodes these proteins:
- the hisS gene encoding histidine--tRNA ligase yields MKPGIPKGTRDFSSTEVAKRNYIFNTIKHSFENFGFQPIETPSFENSSTLMGKYGEEGDRLIFKILNSGDYLKKVDENLLADKNSQKVTSKISEKALRYDLTVPFARYVVQHQNEITFPFKRYQIQPVWRADRPQKGRFREFYQCDADVVGSTSLWQEVEFVQLYDTVFSKLGLNGTTIKINNRKILSGIAEVIGASDKLIDFTVALDKLDKIGKDGVVKEMLEKGISAEAIEKVDPLFNFSGSNQDKLASLEAMLQGSEEGLQGVADLRTVVDNVESIGLDSASLELDVTLARGLNYYTGAIYEVAAPEGVKMGSIGGGGRYDDLTGIFGLKDVSGVGISFGLDRIYLVMEELGLFEAVELPKPKVLFLNFDENESLDKIKAIKALRQNNIKSEMYPDVASSNNQQKKQWKYATNREIEFVVTTVENGTLVVKNMSTGEQTTCSLDELINKVQ; encoded by the coding sequence ATGAAACCAGGAATCCCAAAAGGAACAAGAGATTTTTCATCAACGGAAGTAGCAAAGAGAAACTATATTTTTAATACGATTAAACATTCGTTTGAAAATTTCGGATTTCAACCTATTGAAACGCCAAGTTTTGAAAACTCTTCTACATTAATGGGAAAATATGGAGAAGAAGGGGATCGATTGATTTTTAAAATCTTGAATTCTGGTGATTATTTAAAGAAAGTAGATGAAAACTTATTGGCAGATAAAAACAGTCAAAAAGTTACGTCGAAAATTTCTGAAAAAGCATTGCGCTACGACTTAACAGTACCGTTTGCACGTTACGTAGTACAACACCAAAACGAAATTACATTTCCATTTAAACGTTACCAAATTCAACCAGTTTGGAGAGCTGATAGACCTCAAAAAGGACGTTTCCGTGAGTTTTATCAATGTGATGCTGATGTAGTAGGAAGTACTTCACTATGGCAAGAAGTTGAATTCGTTCAATTATATGATACCGTTTTTAGTAAGTTAGGATTAAATGGTACGACTATCAAAATCAATAACCGAAAAATCTTGTCTGGAATAGCTGAGGTAATTGGAGCATCAGACAAATTGATTGATTTTACAGTGGCTTTAGATAAGTTAGATAAAATAGGAAAAGACGGTGTGGTTAAGGAGATGTTGGAGAAAGGAATTTCTGCTGAAGCCATTGAAAAAGTGGATCCGTTATTTAACTTTTCAGGAAGTAATCAAGATAAGTTAGCTTCTTTAGAGGCTATGTTACAAGGGTCGGAAGAAGGATTGCAAGGAGTGGCCGATTTAAGAACTGTGGTTGATAATGTAGAAAGTATTGGGCTAGATTCAGCAAGCTTAGAATTAGATGTAACCTTAGCTAGAGGATTAAACTATTACACAGGTGCTATTTATGAAGTAGCAGCACCTGAAGGTGTAAAAATGGGTTCTATTGGTGGTGGAGGTCGTTATGACGACTTGACAGGTATTTTCGGTTTAAAAGATGTTTCTGGAGTAGGAATATCTTTCGGATTGGATAGAATTTACTTGGTGATGGAAGAATTAGGACTGTTTGAAGCAGTAGAATTGCCAAAACCAAAAGTATTGTTCTTAAACTTTGACGAAAACGAGAGTTTAGATAAAATAAAAGCCATAAAAGCATTAAGACAAAACAATATTAAGTCAGAAATGTATCCAGATGTGGCAAGCAGTAACAACCAGCAAAAAAAGCAATGGAAGTATGCTACAAATAGAGAAATAGAGTTTGTAGTTACAACTGTTGAAAACGGTACGCTTGTTGTTAAAAATATGTCTACAGGAGAGCAAACTACTTGTTCTTTAGACGAATTGATAAATAAAGTGCAGTAA
- a CDS encoding YihY/virulence factor BrkB family protein: protein MTKQIEESLEKIPVINWLVAFGKKIKIPGLEGMSLYDVLEMYVIGIVKGALTTRAGGIAFSFFMAIFPFLLFILTLIPYIPIDGFQDGLLSLMQEALPPKTFEAVDFVIKDIINNQYGGLLSFGFLASIFLMTNGVNAIFGGFEYSYHVTEMRSVFRAYFVSLAVSLLMSFFLIVTVTLIIFYQIALTRIHKIGWLNTGDLDLFYYGRGFLFLVMIFTIVSLLFRYGTKQGKEVKFFSPGAILTTVVSMFTFYLFGIYVVKFAQYNQLYGSIGTLLILMLFVWLNAIILLLGFELNATIYRLKRKNKARVK, encoded by the coding sequence ATGACTAAACAGATAGAAGAAAGCCTTGAGAAGATTCCAGTAATTAACTGGCTCGTAGCCTTTGGAAAGAAAATTAAAATTCCAGGGTTAGAAGGAATGTCTTTGTATGATGTACTCGAAATGTATGTTATCGGTATTGTAAAAGGAGCATTAACAACAAGGGCAGGAGGTATTGCTTTTAGTTTCTTTATGGCAATCTTTCCATTCTTATTATTCATTTTAACACTCATCCCATACATTCCAATTGATGGGTTCCAAGACGGACTACTCTCTTTAATGCAAGAAGCGTTACCACCAAAAACCTTTGAAGCGGTAGATTTTGTGATAAAAGATATTATTAACAATCAGTACGGAGGATTGTTATCATTCGGTTTTTTAGCCTCTATTTTTTTAATGACAAATGGTGTAAACGCGATATTTGGTGGATTCGAATATTCTTACCATGTAACAGAAATGAGAAGCGTTTTTAGAGCTTATTTTGTTTCCTTAGCGGTATCATTACTCATGTCTTTCTTCTTAATTGTAACGGTAACATTGATTATTTTTTATCAAATAGCGCTAACAAGAATCCATAAAATAGGATGGCTAAATACAGGAGATTTAGATTTGTTTTACTACGGAAGAGGTTTCTTGTTTTTAGTAATGATTTTTACCATTGTATCGCTACTTTTTAGATACGGAACCAAACAAGGGAAAGAAGTAAAATTCTTTTCACCAGGTGCTATTTTAACTACCGTAGTATCTATGTTTACTTTTTACTTATTTGGAATTTATGTAGTAAAGTTTGCGCAATACAACCAACTATACGGTTCAATTGGTACCCTGTTAATTTTAATGCTTTTTGTGTGGTTAAACGCAATTATTCTTCTCCTAGGCTTTGAGTTAAATGCTACAATTTATCGTTTAAAACGTAAAAATAAAGCGAGAGTTAAATAA
- a CDS encoding four helix bundle protein encodes MKEKTRIKTFRDLLVWQKSMGFVTEVYKISNNFPKEEVFGLTSQMRRSAVSVPSNISEGFGRQSLGDFIRFLNIGIASLFELQTQLEISSNLEYISKESFDRLYEESREIERMLSSLIRKLKEKR; translated from the coding sequence ATGAAAGAGAAAACACGTATAAAAACATTCAGAGATTTGTTGGTTTGGCAAAAATCGATGGGTTTTGTAACAGAGGTTTATAAAATATCTAATAATTTTCCTAAGGAAGAAGTTTTTGGACTAACTTCACAAATGAGAAGAAGCGCAGTTTCAGTACCAAGTAATATTTCTGAAGGGTTTGGAAGACAAAGTTTAGGAGATTTTATTCGCTTTTTAAATATTGGAATAGCTTCGCTGTTTGAATTACAAACGCAACTTGAAATTTCTTCAAACTTAGAGTATATTTCAAAGGAATCTTTTGACAGACTTTATGAGGAATCAAGAGAGATTGAAAGAATGCTATCAAGTTTAATAAGAAAGCTAAAGGAAAAACGATAA
- a CDS encoding pentapeptide repeat-containing protein translates to MNDFFDNETFTKVDFTLTKINKGEYDSCTFENCNFENVHASNIEFLECEFINCNFSNTVVNHTFFKDCTFENCKMVGVKFNECNNFLLEMSFHNCQLNLSSFYQLKIPTTKFISCNLQEVDFVEADLSRGLFKDCDLKGAIFEQTNLEKADLTTATNFAIDPENNSIKKAKFSNENIVGLLYKYDIVVE, encoded by the coding sequence ATGAATGATTTCTTTGACAACGAAACATTTACAAAAGTTGATTTTACACTAACAAAAATCAACAAAGGAGAATATGACAGCTGTACGTTTGAGAATTGCAATTTCGAGAACGTACATGCTTCTAATATTGAATTTTTAGAGTGTGAGTTTATCAACTGTAATTTTAGTAATACAGTGGTAAACCACACTTTTTTTAAAGATTGCACTTTTGAAAACTGTAAAATGGTTGGGGTAAAGTTTAATGAATGCAACAACTTTTTGCTAGAAATGAGCTTTCATAACTGCCAATTAAACTTATCTTCTTTTTACCAATTAAAAATTCCTACTACAAAATTTATAAGTTGTAATTTGCAAGAAGTAGATTTTGTTGAAGCTGACCTAAGTAGAGGTCTCTTTAAAGATTGTGATTTAAAGGGAGCAATTTTTGAGCAGACGAATTTAGAAAAAGCAGACCTTACAACTGCCACTAATTTTGCAATCGATCCTGAAAATAATAGCATTAAAAAAGCAAAATTTTCTAATGAGAATATTGTAGGATTGTTATATAAATATGATATTGTGGTGGAGTAA